A window of the Lolium perenne isolate Kyuss_39 chromosome 7, Kyuss_2.0, whole genome shotgun sequence genome harbors these coding sequences:
- the LOC139833789 gene encoding uncharacterized protein, protein MEGDDIHIIDSPSSPPFSTREAYMMLSSGRPVDVSASTTWALRLPSKPKIFAYLADIDWLSTRANLFYKNCAPSTVCVACPAIEMGRHIFFDCPLAAALWRRLKVAIPAGEFSLWDLPSPMQTTIDARCSAVAVLLWSLWKAQNDRVFSNNDTPLTAVVRRACDDLSLWRWHFKEDDRAPLDSLHSYLLTCIA, encoded by the coding sequence ATGGAGGGGGACGACATCCACATCATTGATTCCCCGTCCAGTCCTCCCTTCAGCACGCGGGAGGCGTACATGATGCTCTCCTCGGGCCGACCCGTGGACGTCTCGGCCTCCACGACTTGGGCACTCCGGCTGCCCTCCAAGCCGAAGATCTTTGCTTATTTGGCTGACATTGACTGGCTGAGCACTAGGGCGAATCTATTCTACAAGAACTGCGCTCCATCGACGGTGTGTGTTGCCTGCCCTGCCATTGAGATGGGGCGACATATCTTCTTCGACTGCCCTCTGGCGGCGGCTCTTTGGAGACGTCTGAAGGTTGCCATCCCGGCAGGCGAGTTCTCCTTGTGGGATCTTCCATCCCCGATGCAGACCACGATCGATGCTAGGTGTTCGGCTGTTGCCGTGCTCCTGTGGTCCCTTTGGAAGGCACAAAACGACCGTGTATTCAGCAACAATGACACGCCGCTCACTGCGGTGGTTCGACGGGCGTGCGATGACCTTTCTCTTTGGCGTTGGCACTTCAAAGAGGATGATAgggctcctcttgatagtctccattCCTACCTTCTGACTTGTATTGCATGA